In the Malaya genurostris strain Urasoe2022 chromosome 1, Malgen_1.1, whole genome shotgun sequence genome, one interval contains:
- the LOC131440655 gene encoding uncharacterized protein LOC131440655, whose translation MDVEFDMQYKNLLVHHLDKGEIEYELAIRGIEFQELETRAALSRRLREQLKTERVQGNADIDFNRLEIDTNTEILEIDAKVKEIKDFLAKKKSYEGTKESLKTRLVHYFARTKRISEIAEDDDDLSDVDAICSCIRGIYNQNFSLFSQSGQQEIIHQINQTLSNLAIKSTPDPAKDSSSSSSTDDNKAFVTPGRKMKRNLQSVDKNPIPLQNNLIPWFMQAGAYPWMFGKPQTNQGAQKRLKFGGKGKERNKDDQSENSDYRSNKNKTREKISRPIKQKKKHRVIVFQVQGVQPEQNRAGHQTNRT comes from the coding sequence ATGGATGTTGAGTTCGATATGCAATATAAAAACCTCCTAGTTCATCATTTAGACAAGGGTGAGATCGAATATGAACTTGCGATTAGAGGGATTGAGTTTCAAGAATTAGAGACACGCGCGGCTCTGTCTAGGCGGCTAAGAGAGCAACTAAAAACCGAGAGAGTACAGGGTAATGCGGATATTGATTTCAATCGGTTAGAGATAGATACTAATACAGAAATTTTGGAAATAGATGCGAAGGTGAAGGAAATTAAAGACTTCTTGGCAAAAAAGAAGAGTTATGAAGGAACAAAAGAAAGTTTAAAGACACGACTGGTTCATTATTTCGCGCGTACTAAACGTATTTCCGAAATCGCTGAAGATGATGACGATCTTAGTGATGTTGACGCGATATGCTCCTGCATTCGTGGAATTtacaatcaaaatttttcattattcTCCCAAAGCGGACAACAAGAAATAATACATCAAATTAACCAAACGTTATCAAATTTAGCAATCAAATCAACGCCAGATCCCGCGAAAGATTCATCGAGCTCCTCTAGTACCGATGATAATAAGGCATTTGTTACACCAGGTCGGAAGATGAAACGAAATTTACAATCGGTAGATAAAAATCCAATCCCTCTACAAAACAATTTGATTCCATGGTTCATGCAAGCTGGTGCATATCCTTGGATGTTTGGAAAACCCCAAACCAATCAGGGGGCACAGAAAAGGTTAAAGTTTGGCGGAAAGGGAAAAGAACGCAATAAAGATGACCAAAGTGAGAATTCGGATTATcgttcaaataaaaataaaactagggAAAAGATTTCTCGtcctataaaacaaaaaaaaaaacatcgcgtAATCGTATTCCAAGTTCAGGGAGTTCAACCGGAACAGAATCGGGCTGGTCATCAGACAAATCGTACTTAG